The segment ATATGTGAGTGTCAGTGAATCATATCTTTATGAGGCTGATGGGAGAGGTCATGTGCATATGATGTCCAATGATGTTGGAACTTGGATTAAAGCTAGATGACTATAATTTAAGAAGCAACTTGAACAAGTCTTACTAATCTCAGAACTATTTTCAAAGAATAGCTTACACAGAGTGTATTTTCTATTGTTTTGTTATTAATTACAGATATTGTAGGAAACCATAGACTTTCAGTTATTCATTAAGGAGGactgttttggattaaggcaaaagtaggttttgaaggggccccgaaaccctttacaaaatgattctaagaggtatagaatcaGAAAGAAACATCCAAAACAAAACGAGCTGCAAGGATAAGCATAAGAAACAACAGCCAAAGTGATAGCAAAAGCCCAGCCAGGCACAAAAAGACAGCAAAAAGACCAAATCCAGACACAGACAAAACCAACAATAGAAAACTacccaattacattaggcttctAAGGTCTTAGCCTCTAGGGCATTCATGGTATCAGCAGCGGCCTTCATAGCTTTATGATCCAAACTCTAAATAGCCGCCTTTTTCTTCATGTTGCCTCGggtccttttgcagggtccttcACCACTTTGAGCTGCCTCAGCATCATcaccaataataacaacaacctTATTCGGTTGTTCCAGACtattcaccatggtattcataaccattgTAGACTGTTTGACAGTTTTGTGATTGCTAACCATAATAGTCTTGAGGGTGTCCTAGATCTTGTTGTAGCCTTCCTCGACATGGGCAATGCATTCTTCCAGTATTTTCTTCAGTTCATCAACCCCTTCCCCTGTTTTCTTGATATAGTCCATGACCAACTTCTTCTTAGCCTCAGTCAAATTCCCTTCATTATTTGGATTACCATGAGTAGAACCAGCAGGGAAAGAATCCATTTTTCTTCCCAGAGCTCTTTGGTTAATCCTAATCTCTTTAAGTTCATGAAACAACCACTTGAACAAGATGAAAGTATCAATAGCATGTTGACGAGCCATACCCAGcacattttcataatcctccctcttatcgTTAAGATCATCACTTTTGGGATGAAGGTCTGCAATACCAACCACACCCACATTACCAGTCTCCTTATAGGAGGGAGGAGAGGCTAGGAAATTAGGGCAATCATGGTTCTTATCATCTTCTTCCTTCTCACTACAAGAGGGGTAGCCATTCATAGCAGAAGTAGAGGGGGAGGACCTTTGATACCCTTCCTCATCTTAGGTTTTGAGCTCGATAGAATTTCCATTTTAGCTTTTTTCAGGGGAGGGGGAATCTCTTTAGACCCAGACCCAGACCCAAAGGCTTCATTATCAGACTCACTTGCACTAGTCTCATCATTCTTAGAAGTAATGTGGATATAATCATCAGGGGGAGGAAGAGCATGGaaatgggcatcaataaggacTTGTAGGCCTTCATGCATGATGGGAAACTTGGCAGGATTCTTGCGGTGGTCACTAAAGTTATCCCTAAGAGCTAACatgagatagaaagggaaagacatCTTCACACCATGGTGGAAATGATTCAGAATAACGAAGTGGTGATCATACACCCTGGTATAATGACCATCCAAAATAATGTAATTCATAATTACCTTAAGAAGCTTTTGCCAAAAAGACAATGACTGCAATGTCATAGTAGCTGGTCGTCTTTTTAACAATTTTAGCCCACTTTGCCTCCTTGGGGAAGTTCTGCATAgcttgctctatatacactttGTCTCTGTAATACTTCATGTCTTCCATAGATAACCCAGTGACCTatgcaataagggcttcatcaaccaAGACCTTCCGACCATAGAGAACAATTGTTCCATCCTTCCAGTTTTGAGAAAAGTAGCTCGTCACATCTTGACTTCGCCCTTGTAGCCTCTCAATGTATGGAGTGAGCCCACCTTTCTCCAAAATCTGccatagcttcttttcattcttcaactGCACACAGCTAGGCAGCTCAATTCTTTTTCTCGCACCACCCATTTTATCAAGCTCTCTATTACACTCTCTGCAAAGAATTTTTCAGAGTTAAAGCAAGACTCCGAAGAATGTATAAAATtgcccacaaagcatgcaaaataaaTTCGTGTCGATTCTCATGTCCTCTCTGGCCACCTGTCTCAGAATGGAAGGTATTAGTAATTCTAGAAACACTCAAAGTCATTATGGCACAAGTAATCATTAAATTTACTCCCCTGACTTCGTTGGTGGAGGAAATGCATAGAAAATTCCGAGTCCAACCTGTCACCATGGGTCTAACTAAGCTGGGCTTTACATGTCACTCCCCTATTGGCAAGGAAGTCGATAGTCACATTGGCTTGTCTATATACATGGACAATAAtgcatttatcaaaggttttaataatatctttagcctttttcatccaaatatcaacattccaagcAGGAGTAGATTTGCCCTTTaggtagttgataatgttcttTGAGTCCCCCTCGACCCAAACAAGCTTACAGTTGTTCTATTTAGCAAGTTTTTAACTGTGATAAGCTCCTATGGCTTCTGCAACATTATTAGTCTGTTTACCAAGAGGGAGAGCAATAGCAGAAAATGAAGTTGCCATAGTGATCCCGTATCACCCCTCCACAGCCAGCTTGACCAGGGTTCCCTCTAACCgcaccatcgaaattgattttTACCCATCCTTGGGGTGGAAAGTTCCAGCTAATGTTAGAGAATACAGCTCCTAGCTGAATTATATGTGTGTTGTGTTAGAGAATGCAGCTCTTAGCTGAATTATATGTGTGTTGTGTACATGTCAATAAATAGTAGTAGACATGTCTGTTAATCTTAGTTTGTTGTCACAAGTCCTCTCTAGTTTATTGTCAATCATATTCAGTTTTCTGTCAAATTCCTAAGCAGAATTATAGCACGTTTATTGAGATTATTTGTAATTGAATGAAATATGAATGAATTTGCTGTTCTGATCTGTTCAATGTTTCTATTTTTAATTGATTGAATGTCTTTTTTTTAcatcaatatttcagatcacatTTTGTGAATTAGCTTTTACTTTTGGATTAGATTGTATACTAGTTTTTTACATCAACATTTTAGATTACATTGTGTAATCCATCAATTTATTTCTAATAAGACTCTATCACCCAGATGATATATCATAAAACATAATTTGCAACATCTATAAAAAAATTAACACACAATTTAATCTAAAAAAAGTTATAACCAATTTCCTAGATTGTGTAACATTGATATCTTTATATATCTCGTCATGGAAATGCAGAGCTATAAAAGCAACTGTGAAGGGCTTTCCTCGACCTCTACTTAATCTGAGTGCTGATGTATTTTCCAACGCCGTGGATGCTGCATTCCTTACCAAATTGAACCCGCCATTCGATCCTTATGCCAACTCTCTAAATTATCTGCTTGCCAGTTATTTGCTTCCTTATCTTGGACTTACAGGCTATGTTGGCATCAATCCTGATCTCCAATCTGCAACTGCAAAGCGGGTCAGTAGCCCTAATTCTATTTACCATAGAATTTCATTTTATATATCATTTACACTATATTAGTTTGGAAAATGGAAAGAACCATTGTTACAATAGCAAGTTAGCAACCAAATTTTATATCAGGTTTCAAAGAGATGGAAAAATCTGAAAAACAGCAATGACAATTTTTCTAAGTTCTTTTAGGTTTGATTTATCATTCTAGCACTGTTACTGCACTTAGTACTCTCTGTCTGAATTAGCTTGTAGCAGGCCTTCTTGGAGTAGAATCTGGGCAGGATGCAGTAATACGTGCCTTGTTATACGAGAGGTTGTCTGAGAAGGTGAAGCCATACCCATACACAGTGGCAGAATTCACAGACAAGCTTTCCATGCTGAGAAACAGACTTGGGCATACTGTAGATGTGGATGAAGGTCTGGTGGTACCAATAGAGGAGGGAGCTGAAGGAAAAGTGAGTGGCAACATCCTTGCAGGTGATATGTACTCGCTGGCATTTTCACGAACCCCTGCTGAAATCCTGAGGATTGTTTATTCCAGTGGAAATGAATCAATGCCTGGAGGATTCTTCCCTCAAGGTGGGGGTGGGAAAATTGCTGTGTCCTATCTCAAATGCGCACACTTCATCCCCATCTCTTTCATAAAATAAATGCATATTAAACATTGTACCACACCATGTGGGTGCAATAATTATGCTCAATGGTTAGTGTAAGAGGATTAAGGAATAAGTTGGGGTTGGACATGTGTTATTAGAATATTAAATAAattgtaaataaaaatattttaatattttatttctctATTCAGTTTCTTATAATTTATAGTTAAGCTAATATAGAATATATTAGATAAgatgtaaaatataaaaaaaatatatagcattttataatctttatatttttatgGAGGATGTCTTATAGGTGAAAATCACTAGGAAATATCAAGTTTAAATGATATTGTGAAATTTTACTAGTCAATTTGTTATCCATGATTAGTTTTGGAGATTTTTTGTATATTGTTTCTTATATTATACCATAAACAAATTTTTTAAGATTCATGGCATAAAATAATTTAaagtagaatttttttttattaagacaCTAAACAATAATATGTTGGAATTTGATAAAAAATAAGCATACTTGATTTTTTTCTGAAATAAGGTTTCAAATAGTTAATTAGAACAAGATTCAAATACATGAATTCAATCATATGGTAATTTTTGCATTAATTTGATATAGAATTATATCAAGCTTTGACTTTACCTTTTCCATAACAATTAATAGTCATGTGTGTATGTGTTTGTTGATTAGTCAACAAATGTAAGTAAGGTATCTAGATTACATGTGATTTAACACCTAAATAAATTATTGATCTACAAGTGAAAAAATACATATCAATTCATGGACATAATTCTTGATGTTGACTATCATTGTACTACAAGTTAGTCAAATACTTTTTAGTATCGATGGAGATGCCCCTGGTCCACATTTCTCCCTTCAATCTCTAAAATAACTTATTAACATTTTCTTAATCCTTTAGGAATGTATGAGTAAAATCTTTGTAGGGATAAGAACTactatgactattttttttttcaatagatGGTAATTCCTCTAATGACCTAGTTGTTAGAAGtggataaaaaagaaaaagaaatgtaagAAAATTATTGGAAATAAGAAGTCccaaaataaatatatgtataatgTTTTGATAATTCTAAAGTAAAATTATAGAATTGTAGCAATAAGATTCAAAGGAGGATTGCAAGTTTGAGAAAAAGAACAATTCTATAGAGAAATCATTTAACAATAATAAGCATAGTACTATTGTATTGATTTCTACTAGAAATATTAGTGATAACTTTTCATTGATTGaagcaaaaaaatattttcatctaATATATCAAAAGGATTGGTACTTAGTGTTTGAGAATATCAAAATCTAAAAGCAAAAATTTATAACCTTTAATTAGTAAAAAAATCATGCACAATAGTATTTCTATCATATAAATGAAGAGTGTGAAAATATAAAATTATCTAAGCCTTGAATATATAGTCAATCAAGAGAAGGAAACTAGAACAAAATGAATGAATGTCCATTCAAAGGTGAAACACTTGTGAGATCATATAAAAAGTGTGTGAGAAAATGGCAATTATGCATGTAATAGGTGTCTCGAATGATGAGGACACATTTTTCAACCATATGATGTGAGAAAAGGAATAAAAGATTCTACGTATACTTAAGCTAAGTGTGAATAGGTCAATGCTAGAAATGTGATTTCCTAACTAGATATGTCAAGGCACTAAATTTACACTAATAACCCCCCTTAAATGAAACTTAATAAATAGTACAAGATGATAATAGGTCCTAGCTACTATGCCATGTTAAGTACTCGTACAATTTTTCCATAAATTTGAACTAAAATAGAAAAACCCATTCGGAAATAAAAAAGCCCTCTTCAAAAGTTAAAGGATGTGATGAGTGTGGAAGAATTTTGAGTCTTTAAGGATGAGTTGTTCAACATTGATCATGTCTTGGAAGGCCTTTGTGAGTATTATTGAGAAATTATAATCTCTACCAATGAATCAACATTAAAGATTTTTTAATTTATGACATCAATTGCTAAGATACAAGGCTTGGAATACTAcaatatgaaaatctaaaaatcataTGCAATTTTGACATCAAGTAACCTCAAGTGATGTCAAATTACCCTGATTAAATCCATCTCCTTTATGATGCTCAAAATCAGTCAAAATAAAATGCTTAATAACACCACTCTATGTGAaattataataacaataaataaaatataacatcaACACGAGGTAGCCTAAAAGAGACACAAATCAACCACACAAAGCATCACATGCCATATAATTTACATGGAGAAACTCTTGCAAGACAAAATCCACTAGGAAGAGAGGTCAAGTACGCATTATCtatgaaaaaatattataatttgacACACACATTCTCCTCTTAGAATCTAACATGGTAGCACCTATACAAATCTATGAACAACCCTTTTATACTCCAACTTGTTCATgttactacaaaataaatccacattAAGTATTCCTCTCATTTTGTAAATCCAATGACCTAATTTGATTGAGTTGTAAGGAATTATTAAGCACCAAGCTTGACACCCAAATATGAAACTTCATTTCAAATTTCGCAACCATTGATTTTTCCTCCTTGAAATGTGAAACGAAACAGGTTTTGGCTCCAACAATTTCTCTCCAACTTAGGTGCccaaaattttagaaatgaaatatcACATTGAATGCCATAAATGAAGAAATATCAAGAGACATATATTTCCTATAGAGGAGGGGATTTTATACCCTCAAAGTGATAAACCTCAAGGAGAAAACCTACTATCACTACCTCACTAAACTAGCACTCTGGTGAGCTAGGAAGAtataattacaataaaataaaactaCACTAATACAAAAATAACAAATGTacatataatattaaaatttaCTTTGATTATATAGAATTAAATGCTCAAAAAAATATAAAGTTTACCAACAGTCTATTCAGGTCTTAGACTTAGGACGTCAGCACGTTGTGTGGATGTCTACACACCGCATTGTTGTCTATATGTAAAAAGAACCAAAAAATAGTTGAGAGGTGTCTTGAATATGCTTTGCGCCCTTTGAACCTGTTCATCgcctacacacatgcaaacaaggGAAAATTATTGGGGTTGTATAGgagtttgcctcaatcaaaccccagtTTTCATGTTTCCACCTCTAcagacaaccagatagatagatttGGATAAAATATAAATAACAGTTCAATAGAAACAAACCCTACTAATGGAGGAAAACCCTTATTACAAAGATAAATGATGCATTAGAAACAAACCCTGCTTACTAGAGGAAAGCCCCTATGGTAAGATAAATTGATGATATGATAGAAACAAACCCTACTTAAATGGAGGAAACACCCTATGATAAAAGATTATGATACAAATGCACTTAGATATATTTAATAGCTTTTCAAATAAGATAGTCACATAAAGATATGGTAGATAATCTAAAGAGGAAGAAGTGTCACATAGATGAGACCCCTCTCTTGAGTTGATAGCATAGTTGTATTGCAAGAGGAGAACAAGTTGTTCAACATTGAGTTTGTATTTTGGCAAAGCTTCGCTTAGAGTTTCAGAGAAAGAGAGCCGAGAATGAGTTActatgaaaatgaagaagaatgaaggtTTTTTTTGTTTGCATGGGTGGGAGTGGTTGTTTCATACGTGCACAATCCAAGGGACACGTGCCAATAAATGTCTAATGTAAAATATGCTAATTCAAATTTAGGATATTCTTAGCATGTTAGAGCACTGTACAAACGTATGTATGTCATGCTATCGTCCAACCAATATAACCCTGAATGGAGCTTGGGAGTGGCTAGTTCTATTCCATCTTTGAGATCCATGATGCTAGAATGGTTAAATTTTGATCATAGATCATTGTCATAAATGAACCAAGTTCAATGCAAAAGTGTGATAAATGCACTAGGTGCAATTtgtgacactacattttgccctGACTTTAGTGAATGGACTGACTCAAGGTATTAAATGCACTAAAATACTTTTTAAAGATAAATTCATTAAATCCATGGTGTACATTAAATATAGTAATTACCTTAAGAGAAAGAATACTGTAGAGGTTGCTAAAACCAACTAGATGAATACAGATGATGCCCCCAACAAGTCACTTGTTAGAAGTACCATTGTCCtttcaccaaaagatcaacctattaatgcccaatgcaaccactagacttatataatccatgagaggtggttaagtcatgtcacaaacttgagcactatgttgcacaacacaaggagaccaaagaCACACACCTtgcagcccccccccccccccacaatgcAAGTGAGGGGGATTTATCTGGCCTTTTTCTAAATCTTTGCCAGTCAATGTAGATGGTTCTTTAGGGGCTTTCGCTATAATTTTGAAACCTTCCAAATTGAAGGGTTTTCAAAGTTCTCAGAATAAgaacttcaattttttttattctttaatgAGGCTACCAACTCTAAGTGGGTGCCTCTAATATATATGCATCTAATAATTTGGTTTTAAGAAGGGGATTGTGGTCTTTGCTCCTTGATTCACGTGTTTCATTTTAAAACGCCAATTGGATGCTTATGGGTGATTTCAATGACCCTCTATTTTAACTATTGATAACCTTTAGAAGAGGGATTTATATTGTGAATAGATGTGTCTTATGTGAAGAGGTCGAAGAAAGTATTAACCACATCATGTTCCACTACCAGTACTCATGGAATATAAGACACAAGATTATAaatcttttctctctatcttggATTTGGCATAGAAAACCGAAGTTGGTCTTGTCCTGTTGTTCCCCTCTATATGCCCACCCTCTCATTGTTGAACTATGGTGGCAAGCCTTTCTTTATATGGGTTAGAATAtttggaaagaatataataataGAATACTCAAGGATAAGAAGATCCAATGGGAAGCCTTGGTTTTCTCCATCCTCAACAATACGAAGGAAAACATCAAATGTTTATTTGGGTTCAAACATAAGCATCTACCTTTTATCCTCAAgtggaaaatagaaaaaaattgaggTATAACTGAGTCACTTTCTCTTTTTGTATCCTTTCCCATTGGACACATGAAAACTATTAATGGTATTCCCCGACACTAGCTAGACAAACCCTATTCATCAATGTCCATGGGGTCAATCAGTGCCTATTTCTTGAGCCTAGTAAACTTCTTCTCTTTCTTGTTTTTAGTCTTCTTTTGCACCAACTATACCACAAGTTGCTCATCCTCCTCGTCAAAATCTGACTCAATGTTATGAATGCTGATCTTTTTGGTAGTGGGAGTAATTGTTTGCTTTAAGGGAGAAAATGTTGTCGATTTTGTAGCAAAAGTATGAGTTAGGACAAACACAGGTACTGTCCCAGGAATAGTAGTGGTTGATATTGGCTGTATAGTGGAAGTAGATGGAGATGTTACCGTGGTATCATGAGGAGGTTGTGTAGTTTCATCATCTTTTCCTTGCTCATCTTCCTCCTGAACACCTTCTCCTAGCGTTTTCTCAATCGTTGCTCTGACAGGATGCACTTCTGCAAGTGGCACAACTCTTAACCCTTCTCTTACTCTAAAATCGACAGCCTTCTTCAAAATTTCAGTCTTCCTCATTTGCTCCTTAACTTGCTTCAGGAGTTCCTCAGTACTTTGTTCAAGTTGGGCATCTTCTTCTGGGTTCATGGACATATTATTTCTAGAGATAGACCTTGTCTTGTGGGCATACTCTTTATGAGCCCTTGATTGAGAAACACCAgaggttgattccttttgcttcTCTTTTGAGGTTCTTGGTCTAACCTTCAAACTCAACAACTGTTTAGTCCTTTCTATAATATTTTGGATTAATGAATCTATTTCTACCTTCTCCTGTCCTGACCATCTTATTGGAGAGAGAGGGTTCTTGTCAATTTCCTACTCTTTATATGTTGGGTCTAATAATTCACCATCGTCCCTCAATTCTTTAGGGAGATtcgtttctatttcaaaatttcttatCTGTGGCACTGAGAGTCTAGAGTAATTTTTCTCTTTGACTTCAAAATTGTCTTGGAGGTTAGCCTAAAAATCCTCCAACCTTGTCGTATGCCCATCATATTCTTTTGGCATTATTTGCTTTAGTTTACCATATGGGTCATAACATTCCCAAGCATAATAAAACTCCCTTAGATGTAGATCTTGTAGCTCTTTCTCTACCGACTTTGctatttgaattttggaacaagaaaaataaataattgaaatagaAAAATCAACACCTGTCTTGTGCTTTGAAGACAACAAAGATTGTAGCCCAAGCATTTGCCTGACATACTCTAAGAGTATGATTTTATCATTACAGTATCTGGGGAGCAGCATGGGGTTCCTTGTGAATCCACTTACCCTGATGTATGTGGAATGTTGGTTCTGAATGACCCAACATGCCCATTCACTGATTATTGCCATGGCCTCCAGGCTTATTCTATACCATGTATCACCTGTGAGTTTTATTATAACggggaagaggaaggcatcatttattaAATTGAAATATGTCTTTGCATTGCTCAACGAGAGTTGAGTATAttactcccataccttcttctgtccCTCTTCATCTCCAAGTTGGCCTTTTGTTTGCAACTCAGGAAATTTGCCTGCTCGGGTAGCTGCCCAGATAACATATGAGGTGAAGAAGAATTTCTTCATTCTGTGCACATCAACCAATTGCTTTTGTATATTGTCCGATAATATTTGAGCCCAATCAAATTATCGTTTCTCGATCAGAATGGTtatcatgaattggaacatccaaggaTGGAAATGTCGGCAATTTGTCTTAACGAAGGCCTTGCTCAGCATAATGATTAATTCCCAATGAGGCTCCTTGAAATCAGCCCTTAGAATATCATTGGCCTTCAATCCTACCTTTCTCTTCTTTTTgaaccaattttcattcatgtgtctTTTACAAGAGGTGGTATCATCATCCACACCTCTCCGACTTCCTCCTCAATTGTCAACAACATGTCTTCCTCTCTTGAAGGAATGCCAAATACAAACTCAAACATATCTGCTGACAAATCTATTATAATTTTGCCTCAATCATATGTGCACTTCCTAATGTTTGCATTATAGAATTGTGCAACAGTCATGATGAACTTGGGGGCTTGAACAGATTGTGGAAAAATGGTAGCCTCTACTAGCCCTGATCTCTTAATTCTCCTTAAAGGGGCCTCCAACCTCGGCCTATCCAAGTGTGTCCTAATGTCCCCTATCTCAATGTGTCCTACTTCAGTATCCGTCACCAATTTAATCTAATCGTCCAACTTGGAAGAAAAAGTCTgcccttgatagtggtatttcatggtTGCGGGGAGTCTATCCAATTCCTTTCCTTTCTTGCTGGAGGTTGGGTCCATCTGATTGCTCTGATCTGCAAGACAGAACCACAAATTACCCTATCGcataaaaaatatatcaataatatCACCCACTTCGGGACTCCAAAGTTTCGGTGTTCCTTGGTGGGTAACTCCTTCTAAAATAAATGACTTTGGAACTCTGGGGGTCCGCTGAGGTCAATATGGGCTAAATATATATGGGACGGAACTTCGATGATCCGGGATTTTGAGGTAGACAAAACAATTAGAGTCCGGAACTCCGGGGTTCTGAAATGAGTTTAGAACAATAAAAGGCCAGAACTCCGGGGTGCAGGGGTTTCGTGGTGGACTAGTTCTACACTTGGCTCATTCGAGACTTCCGAGCCCTGAAGTCCCGGGGTGGTTTAAATGAGGCCCAAAAGATGGTccggaactctggggttctgggttGGGTAACAGTATGGCCGCAAAGGCTAAAGAAACtttggaactctggggttccggggttccAGGGTTGGGGCTAATTCATCGCAAAAGGTGGTTcggaactccggggatccgggATGAAGGCGTGACCCAAAAAAAGATCAACCTTGGGACTTCGGGGTTTTGGGGTTCCGAGGTGAAGAGAACTAAAAAAATTGAAACTCCGGAGTTCTGGGGTTTGAAAACCTAGGGCACGCGGGAAGAAAAAA is part of the Cryptomeria japonica chromosome 10, Sugi_1.0, whole genome shotgun sequence genome and harbors:
- the LOC131859608 gene encoding ferritin-like catalase Nec2, with translation MAQLGYNIGFLVLLFFACLCEGTEVDYMQNGSYVPGKVQAGDVDLVEFPLNLEYLEAEFFLFGALGYGLDKVAPELPSGGPSPVGGMKAKLSSVVHDIILEFAYQEVGHVRAIKATVKGFPRPLLNLSADVFSNAVDAAFLTKLNPPFDPYANSLNYLLASYLLPYLGLTGYVGINPDLQSATAKRLVAGLLGVESGQDAVIRALLYERLSEKVKPYPYTVAEFTDKLSMLRNRLGHTVDVDEGLVVPIEEGAEGKVSGNILAGDMYSLAFSRTPAEILRIVYSSGNESMPGGFFPQGGGGKIAVSYLKCAHFIPISFIK